In Bacillus thuringiensis, the DNA window TAGGAGACGATGTAGAGCCGATAAAAGGAAAATGTCCTTTTCTTCATAAGTTAGAAAAGTAAGAGCCATCATGCGGATGGCTCTTTTGCATATTTTGGATAAAAAAGGGTATTTTAGTAGTAAATATTTTGATGAAAGCTAGTCTATTTTTAATCATTACATCATTACTTAATAGTAAAGGAAGTAGAAAGGATAGAGCGATGTTTGGAGCGATTATACAACAAATTGTATTAGGTATTTCATTAGCTGCACCAGTAGGTCCGATTAATATTGAAATGTTAAAACGAGGAATTGAACGAGGTTTTTGGCATGCGTGGGTTGTTGGAATTGGTGGAATGACTGCAGATATTTTGTTTATGCTTCTCATCTACTTCGGTTTATCTTCTGTGTTTATGTATACATATGTACAAGCTTTTATGTATTGCACAGGTTTTTTCTTATTATTTTATTTAGGATTTCAAAGTGTAAAACAAGGAATTTCCCACTCGAATATGGAATATAAAAAGGAAGAGGTAGGTGGTCTTAAACAATCGTTTATGGCAGGTTTTTTAATTGCGATATCCAATCCATTAAATCTTGTTTTTTGGTTTGGTATATACGGAAGTACACTTAGTTCATTGCTTACGAAGGTAACGAAACAAGAAGCCTTTTTGTACAGTCTGTGTATTATCATTGGCATTATTTTATGGAATTTAAATATTGCTTTTTCTGTCCATTTTGGCAGAACTTTACTAAAGCCAAAAGCACTTGGCTATATAACAGCCGGAGCAGGTATTATTTTAGTAGGATATTCTATCCATTTTGCATACAAAGCTTTACAGTTGTTCACATAAGATTGAAGGGGAGATTTTTATGTATCGAACCACTATTGACGGAAAAGAAATTATTATTACGTTGGCACCAAAAATCCGAAAAGAAATTACTGATAGGAATCCACTATATGAAGCGGTATTTCATAATGCAGCAAGATTACTACAAACAAAGCAACCAACGTTTGCGCTGAATCATGAAATATTTGGGCTCATTATTGGAGAGGTACAAAGAGGAGAAGTAACAGTGTTTGCGGTGGAACATATTATTCCAAAACAAAATATATTTGGATCGAACAATTTTTTCTCGACAATAGAGCAGCAGGCAAATTTGTAAAGTGAATAGAATAAGAATAAAAAATAAAAGAAATAGTCGTAACGATATGTTGCGGCTGTTTTTTTAGAAAAGGGGGAAGGAAGATGAAGAGAGTGGGGAAAGAGTTCTTTTTACAACATGATATCGTTATTATGTATAGTATTTTATTTATTTTCATCATTATTTTAAAAATGCAATTATTCACATGGATTGGTATGTTAGCGTGTTTATTTGGGATTGCTTTTTATACGCTTAACGAATATATGACACATCGATTTTTATTCCATTTAAAGCCACCTAAAAACGTATTTTTATTAAAAATGTTAAGAAGATTACATTATGATCATCATGTATATCCAGATGATTTAAAACTATTGTTTTTGCCTGTATGGTTTAGTATACCTAGCTTTACTATATATTTACTTATAGCATATGGTATAACGAAAAGTGTTACTATTACACTTTCATTCGGAATTGGAATGATTATTATGCTTCTCGTTTATGAATGGAAACATTATATTGCACATAAGCCGATTCGTCCGTTCACTAAGTTTGGACGATGGCTCAAAAAACAGCACATATTACACCATTATAAAAATGAAAAGTTTTGGTTTGGTGTTTCCAATCCAGTATTCGATTTCCTATTTGGAACACTTAAAGACGGAAAAGACGTTGAATTAAGCGAAACAGCACGTAATTTAGAAAAAGAGAAAAAAACAGAAGTGGTGCGATAAGCACTACTTTTTGTTTTGTTTTAACGAGAATAAAAGCTTGATTGGTACGGGTTGAAAAGCAAAAATTTTATGTTGAAAAAGTATATTAAAAACTTGGGGGAAATTGCCGAAAAATGTCTATCGAAAAATCTTTGCAGGAATGTATGGATTGTCTAAAATGAAAATAAGTTTCTGAATATTTATAAAATTTAGTCTTTAGGTATGCAAGGGGGAATTGTATTTCTAGTAAGAGAGGGGAATGGGAATGAAAAGAAATGATACGTCAGCACGTAAGTTACAAAATGAAGTGAATTATACAGAGGTTGTTCAGTCAGAAGAGTTTCAATTGCTATTAAATACGAAAAAGAAGTTTATCGTTCCGATGAGTATTTTCTTTTTAAGCTTTTTTATTGCATTACCTATTTTAACATCGTATTCAAAGGTGCTCAATACATCGGCATTTGGTGATGTTACGTGGGCGTGGGTGTTTGCATTTGCGCAATTTATCATGACGTGGTCATTATGTATGATTTATAGCAAAAAAGCAGAATCCTTTGATAAAATCTCGCGAAAAATTCTACAAGATATGCAAAAAGGGAGGGACTAACTTTGAATGTAACCGCTTTTGCATTATTTTTAATCATTGTTCTTGGTACACTCGTCATAACTTATTTTGCATCGAAGAAAACGAAAAATGCGAGTGAGTTTTATACAGCTGGAGGGGGATTAACTGGTTGGCAAAATGGTCTGGCCATTGCGGGAGATTACATGTCTGCTGCGTCTTTTCTTGGTATAGCCGGAGCGATCGCATTAACTGGGTTTGATGGGTTCTTTTATAGTATCGGTTTTTTAGTTGCTTATTTAGTTGTTCTATACCTTGTTGCAGAACCGCTTAGAAATTTAGGGAAGTATACGTTAGCGGATATGATTGCAGCACGTTTTGATGCGAAAAAAGTTCGCGGCGTTGCAGCACTTAATACGATGACGATTTCGATTTTTTATATGATTGCACAATTAGTTGGTGCGGGTGCACTTATTAAATTATTATTAGGGATCGAATATACGACATCTGTTTTAATCGTTGGTACATTAATGACAGTGTACGTTATTTTTGGCGGAATGACTGCGACGAGCTGGGTGCAAATTGTTAAGGCTGTATTACTTATGGCTGGTACGTTTATTATTTCTGTTATCGTTTTCTCCAAATTTAATTTCAGTGTGACGGAAATGTTCGCTCAAATGAAAACTGCTACTCCATTAAAAGATTCGTTTTTAAATCCAGGAGTAAAGTATAAGGATGGTCTTGATACACTTTCTTTAAATTTAGGACTAGTTCTTGGTACAGCTGGATTACCACATATTCTTGTCCGCTTTTTTACAGTGCGTGATGCAAAAACAGCACGTCAATCTGTTGTATACGCTACGTGGTTAATTGGCGCATTTTATATTATGACAATTTTCTTAGGATTTGGGGCAGCGGCATTTGTAGGGAATGAGGCAATTATGAAAGCAAACCCTGCTGGTAATATGGCAGCACCTTTATTAGCTAAAGCGTTAGGTGGAGATTTCTTATTTGCTTTCGTATCGGCCATTGCCTTTGCAACGATTTTAGCTGTAGTGGCAGGTCTTGTATTAACAGCAGCATCAGCATTTGCACATGATTTTTATAATGAGATTATTCGTAAAGGAAAATCAACGGAAAAAGAGCAAGTGTCAATGGCTCGCTATGCGTCTATTGGAGTAGCGGTATTATCCATTATACTAGCGTTATTTGCTCAAACATTGAACGTAGCATTTTTAGTTTCATTAGCATTTGCAGTTGCAGCGAGTGCAAATCTACCAGTTATATTATTCACAATATATTGGAAGCGCTTCAATACAACAGGTGCCATTTCGGGTATGGTTGTTGGTCTTGTATCAGCAATTGTTCTCGTAGCGTTAAGCCCGAATGTTTGGAACCCTATAGCTGGAAAAGCTATATTTGTTGGAGAAGCGATATTCCCATATACGACACCTGGAATTATTTCAATCCCGCTCGGATTCCTTGCAGCATATTTAGGAACCATTTTATCTAGTAAGAAAGAAGATGCAGCGAAATTTGATGAAATTCTCGTGAAATCTAATACCGGTCATGGCATTAGCGATGCGTCTTCGCATTAAATAAAAGAAGAGCTTTTCGATAGATAAGAAAAGCTCTTTTTTCTTTTGTCATTTTCTTGTAAATATTACTGTATTGTTAGTAGGATTTTGTCTTAATTTTGTGGAATGAAAATAGCAGGGAGAAATTTAAATCATCATGGTACCAGCGCAGCTTTTGTGAAAAATAAGTTGTTATGGAAGGTGGAAGAAATGATGAAAACGAAACAGACTGATGAATTATTAGCAAAAGATGAGCAATATGTTTGGCACGGAATGCGTCCCTTTAGTCCAAATAGTACAATGGTAGGGGCAAAAGCAGAAGGGTGCTGGGTTGAAGATATAGAAGGGAAAAGATATTTAGATGGTATGAGTGGTCTTTGGTGCGTGAATAGTGGATATGGAAGAAAAGAACTCGCAGAGGCGGCATATAAGCAATTACAAACATTATCATACTTTCCGATGTCACAATCGCATGAACCAGCTATAAAGCTTGCAGAAAAATTAAATGAGTGGCTTGGAGGGGAGTATGTTATTTTCTTCTCTAATAGTGGCTCGGAAGCGAACGAAACGGCTTTTAAAATAGCAAGGCAATACTATGCTCAAAAAGGTGAACCGCATCGTTATAAGTTTATGTCACGTTACCGTGGGTATCATGGAAATACAATGGCAACGATGGCAGCGACGGGACAAGCACAGCGTAGATATCAATATGAGCCATTTGCTTCAGGATTTTTACATGTAACGCCGCCAGATTGTTATCGTATGCCTGGAATAGAAAGCGAGAATATTTATGATGTAGAATGTGTAAAAGAAGTAGATCGCGTTATGACATGGGAATTAAGTGAAACGATTGCAGCTTTTATTATGGAACCAATTATTACGGGCGGAGGCATTTTAATGCCGCCACAAGACTATATGAAAGCTATTCATGAAACGTGTCAAAAACACGGTGCACTTCTCATTAGCGATGAAGTGATTTGCGGTTTCGGACGTACAGGAAAAGCATTTGGATTTATGAATTATGACGTTCAGCCAGATATTATTACGATGGCAAAAGGGATTACGAGCGCATATTTACCATTATCAGCGACAGCTGTGAAAAAAGAAATATATGAAGCATTTAAAGGGAAGGGAGAATATGAATTCTTCCGTCATATTAATACATTTGGTGGAAATCCTGCAGCTTGTGCATTAGCGCTTAAAAACTTAGAGATTATGGAAAATGAAAATTTAATTGAGCGATCTGCACAAATGGGCTCGCTTTTATTAGAGCAATTAAAAGAAGAAATTGGAGAGCATCCACTTGTTGGGAATATTAGAGGGAAAGGTCTACTAGTTGGAATTGAACTAGTAAATGATAAAGAGACGAAAGAGCCAATTGATAACGACAAAATTGCAAGTGTTGTAAATGCTTGTAAAGAAAAAGGTTTAATTATTGGACGAAACGGTATGACAACAGCAGGATATAATAACGTCTTAACATTAGCACCACCGCTTGTTATTTCAAGTGAAGAAATTGCTTTTGTTGTTGGAACGTTGAAGACAGCGATGGAACGCATTTAATGAATGAAGCGAGCTGTAGATTACAGCTCGCTTTTGTTTAGTATGACGGGCTTTTATGGAGAAACATGATCTGAGTCAACATTATCACATCGGATATTATGAAGATGGATATGATTTAGAAGTAACGGCGTACAAAAGAATAAATGAACCAGTTTGGGATGCTTATATTCCGCACTATGAGGTAGGCGATTTTTACAAAAAAGTGGAGAAAATGAAACTGGGTGAATATACGGATGATTACGGCATTATGGTGTATTCATTTAGTGATGATATGGATGATGAAGAAGCGCGAATTATGTTTGAAAAATGGTTAAAAAAGAACGGGATTGTTTAAAGATACAATGAAAAAGGAGATTACTATCTTATAAGATAGCAATCTCCTTTTATTATATGAAACTTATTTACTTGCTTTCATTGCTTTATCTTTTGCACCAAAAGTGTATTTTAACATTGGTGGTGTAATCATTGTAGTTAAAATAACGACAATAACGATAGCTGTAAAGTAATCTTGTGCTAGTAGACCTGAAGAAAGTCCTGTTCCAGCGATGATAAGTGCAACTTCACCACGAGAAACCATTCCAGAACCGATAATGGCAGAAGACTTAGCGTCAAATCCAGTCATTCGTGCACCCAATCCACAACCAATTAGTTTCGTTAATACAGCGATTACTGTTAATGCTAGGATGAACCAAATTTGATTGCCAATACCGTCAAATGTAATATTCATACCGATACTTACGAAGAATACGGGAACGAACATAGCGTAAGCGATTGGTTCTACTTTCTTTTCTACTTCATGTTTGTAGTTCGTTTGAGAAATAGCGATACCAGCTGCGAAAGCACCGATAATACCAGCAATTCCTAATAATTCGCCGAAATATGCGAATGAGAAACAGATGATAAGAGCCGCGCTCACGATAGACTCAGATACGCGTAGTGGTGATAACCAGCGCATAATCGCAGGAACACCTTTCCATCCGATTAAAATAATAGAAGCGAAGAATACAACTTTCTTCAAGATAATCATTGTTAAGTTAACATCATCTGTACCTAAGAAGCTCATTGCAAATGCTAATAAAATAACGACAAGGATGTCATCAAATACAGCCGCGCCAAGCATCGTTGTACTTTCACGTGTTTTCATCTTTCCTAAATCGCGAAGTGTTTGTACGGAAATACTAACACTTGTCGCACATAGAAGTAATCCTAAAAATACAGCATTTCCTTGTTCCATTCCGATAACAAGACCAGAAACGTAACCACCTATGAATGGAAGAAGGATACCTCCAAGTGCAACTGCTAAAGAAGAATTACGATTTGCGTTTAATTCCTCTAAGTCTGTTTCAAGTCCTGCCATAAACATTAAAAGAATAACACCGACATTACTTAATTGTGTTAGAAGCTCTGAATTTTCAATCCAACCTAATATAGCTGGACCGATAACGATACCGACAATTAATTTACCTAGTACAGAAGGTTGACCTAATCTAACACTAAGATCACCAGCGAGCTTTGTACTTAATAAAATAAGTGCAATTTGAAAGAAAAATTCGAAATCCATCGGATCCTCTCCTCATCATTTTTATTTTTATCATACGATTTCTCGGAATTTGCCTAATGAAAATATGTAAAACCCATTAAACAAAGGGTCTGATTACAAGTTCTTTTGAACTCGTAATTTGAACCTGTAATTAATATATAATAAAATGTATGAAAAATCAATGAAAAAATAGCAGATTTTCATGATAGGATTCGATTTAGGTATGGAGAGAATCACTATATAATAAGAAGAAATAAGGATATATTTTTTATGAATTGGAGAAGGGTATATGTTATTAAATAAACGTTTTACAATTGGAGAAATGGCAAAAATGCAAAATATAGCGGAATCTACTCTACGCTATTATGATGAAAAGGGGATTTTTCATCCGTCCATTGTGGACCCGAAAACAAATTATCGCTACTATACAATCGATCAATTTTCACTATTAGATACGATTAAATTTTTACGCCAATTAAATATTCCATTAAAGGAAATTAAGAAATATATTGATGAAAGAAATCCAGCATACGCACTCAATTTACTGGAAAAACAACAAGAAATGATGTTGAAAAAACAAAGAGAAATTGAGTATGCTTTGGCGAAAATGGAGCATAGAATTCATTTAATTAAGGAAGCAACAAAAGTAAAAGCTGAACAAATGGTAATTAAAGAGATCCCGCAGCGAAAGATAACAGCCATTGCTGTTGCCCCGAATACGACGGATGATATGTTTGAGTACTATATTCATTCGCTGCAAAAAAATATGAAACAAATGGATGATAGTTTATTTTCTGGAGATATCGGTGTAACGGTGGCAAAAAAAGGATTAATGCAAAATGAGTTTCAAGCGTATAGCAGTGTTTTTATTCTGCTGGATTACATGCCTTTTCAAATGCATAGTTCAGATGAAATTAAAGAAGGTATATTTGCCTGTGTATATCACCATGGACCATATGAAGAAACGGATGAAACATATAAGAAGGTAATGAAATATATTGATCAAGAAGGATACAAAGTAAGTGGAGATGCGATTGAGATTGCATTAATTGATTGGTCTGTAACAGAAAATCCAGAGGAGCAAGTAACAGAAATTCAAATTCCTATCATGAAAAAACAAAGCAATAAGTTGTAGGGCTCGTATCATAACAAATTGGCATCAAACACAATAATTAAGTTACCTATTTTTTAATTCTCTATTGACCTTCAAGTAACTTTAAGGTTTAAACTGTGAACAGAGCATTGAAAAAAGGAGCATTTATATGATGGAAACAACAGAAAAGTTAAGAGAAAAACCGATAAAAAGTTTATTTATTTCATATTTAATACCAGCTGTTCTTGGAATGGTATTAATGTCAGTTAATATTGTGATTGATGCGGTTATGATTAGTAGAGGAGTTGGAGCAAATGGATTAGCAGGAGTAAACGTGGCTATTCCAGCGTTTTCAATTTTCTTCTCTATTTCATTATGGATTGGAATGGGCGGGGCAACGTTATATTCCATTGCACTAGGTGAAAATAAAGTAGAAAGAGCAAGGTCTATTTTTACGCAATCTATGACCGTAGCAGTAATGATCGTAGGTGTGTTAGCAGCGATTTGCTTATGGAGAATAGAAGATATAGCATACTTATTCGGTGCAAACGAAGTGATTTTACCGTATGCGTTAGACTATTTACACGTATTATTAACATTTGGAATGATATACGTTTTAGAAAATATTTTAAGTACATTTATACGAAATGATGGAAATCCTAATTTAGCAATGGCAGGTCTAGTTGTAACGGCTGTATTAAATATAGTGTTTGACTATATCTTTATTTTCATCTTTGGATGGGGCGTAACAGGTGCTGCTTCAGCGACTATTCTTTCAGCAGCGATTGGATTCCTTGTATTATTAACGCACTTCTTTAGAAAAAGTAGTATTTTAAAATGGACGAAATTCCATTTTGAATGGGATACAGTTAAACAAATTATGATCATAGGTTTCCCGAGCTTTACAGCAGAAAGTACAGTAGCGATTGTAACGATTGGTTTTAATATTGCATTCGTTCAATATGCAGGAGAAGTAGGAGTCGCTTCTTATGCGATGGTGAATAGTATTCACGCTATGACATTACTATTATTCTTCGGTGTCGGTGCTGCATTGCAACCAATCGCTAGTTTCCATTACGGTGCAAATTTATCAGAAAGATTGCGTGAAGGATTAAAGTTCGCTGTAAAAATTGCGGTAGTACTTGGTGGTATTGCAATAATTGTCGGATTATTCTTCGGGAAATATATTATTGGTCTATTTGATGTCCAATCTCCAGAGTTATTGGAGTTAACATTAACGGGTATTAGCTTGTTCTTTATCCAATATGTATTTTTAGGCTACAACATTGTGTATGGAGAGTACTTCCAATCAGTGCGACAAACTACAAAATCAGTGCTTATTATAATGAGCCGAGGGTTACTATTTATTATTCCATTATTATGGATTATGCCAAAATTATTTGGGATAAATGGAATTTGGCTTGTTATGCCAGTAGCTGAAGTATTGACAGCAATTATCGTATTTACGATGAATCGTATGAAACATCCTGTTCCATTAAATATGGCGGGAGAGAAAGAAGCAATATAATGAAGAGAATCCCCTTGAACAAGTAAGGGGATTCTTTTATGCTTTTAAACTAATCGCAAAAGATCCATCTGTTTCTTGAACAGACGCGAAAGCAACGTTTTTAATATTTGTAATTCCTTTTTCTTTTAATTCTTTATATAACCATTTTTCGTCCTTATGAATTAACTTTAAGTTATCGTATTGAATTTGCGAATCAACGATAAGGACAATTGGTAATCCGGCATACGTAACATCTATGTTCAAATCTTTTGGAGTTAATGGTACAAGCTCACGCTTAGGTAAAATACTAATGGCTCCATTCGCTTCTAAAATAGCGTATTCAATTTCATGAACACTGGGGTATCCTGCGACGCGAAGGTTAGAAAGTAGTTCAGCAATTGGATATCTACTTTTTTGTAAGTTCTCAAAAATAATGTCACCATGTTTAATTAAAATGATAGGATGTCCGAGAATGAAACGATTTAGTTTGTTTAGTAAGCTTAATTTTGTAAGAAGCAAATGCAAACATGTAATAACGACCATACCGAGAAAGGCTTGCAAAGCACCAGAGACTGGTATGGCCTGAAACGCTAAATAAGATAAAAAGATAATAGCACCAAAATCATGAGGAGTTAGTTGGGCTAAAGCTGATTTACCGAGCATCTTAAGTGATAGTAAAAATAAGATAAAAAAGAACGATACGTTACATAAAAAGAGAAGCAATAGAGACACTCCTTCGTGCAAAGTTGTACTTACTTTTCCCGAAAGGAATATAAATATTACTTCCCAGAGGATAAATTAGGGTGAACTGGAATTTGTCTGTATACAAACAAATAAATGGATATTATCATGAAAGAAGCAAAGAACTTAGGAGAATATGGATATGAAAAAGAAGAAAATAATTAAGTATATGATAGGAATTATAATGGTTTGCGCCGTTTATGCGGGATTTTTACAATATAACATTTATAAGCATGGGCAAATGAATGCCACCTACGATGCGGATTATATAATTGTATTAGGATCGAAAGTCAACGGAACGAAACCATCATACTCATTGCAATATCGTATTGATAAAGCAGCTGAATATTTACAATCACATGAGAAGACAATTGCGATTGTATCTGGAGGGAAAGGAAAAGGGGAAGATATTTCAGAAGCATTAGCAATGAAAAATGGATTAATGAAACTAAAAATTGCAGAAGACCGCATTATAATGGAAGATAAATCAACGAGTACAGATGAGAATATTAAATTCTCAAAACCGTTAATTTCGAGCGATATGAAAAAAGGAATGATCGTAACAAACGATTTCCATATGTTTAGAGCGAAAAAAATAGCAGCAAAACAAGGTTTACAATTAGAAGGCCTTCCGGCTGAAACACCGAAGCGAATTGTCATTCCATCGAATATACGAGAGTATTTAGCCATTACGCAATATTGGTTTATGAATCGAATATAGAGAAAATAATCCCGCCTGGAAATCTAGGCGGGATTATTTTTGATGGAAATCTTACAAATATGTCATGTTTGTGAAAGGTAAAGCGATAGTTTCTACAATGGATTCCTGACATAATGAAGATAACAAAAACTATTTAGAGGTGAATCGGATGAAAGGAAATAATATATTATCTTCACTATGTTACTTTAGTATCTTTTTTGCACCATTTTTACTGCCAATTATCGTGTACTTCGTTGCGGAGGATGAAGTGAAATACCACGCGAAAAAAGCATTTTGGTCACATATTTTCCCGTATGCGATTTTATTTGGTGGCTTAGCAGTATCCGGCATATATGGCTTAAGCTTCAATCAATCTGATGGTGCTGGAATTGGAATGATGATCACGTATGCGGTGTTCATTCTTGTAGGGATTTATTACTTCATTTGGAATATCGTAAAAGGTATTAAAGTTTTGAAAACAGCGTAGTAAAATAAGGAATAATTCGATGTGAGTTCGTCGTTATTTGTCGGTAAGTCGATATCTCTTGTCGAATCGTCGATATATTCGAAAAATCGTTGATATAGTGCAAGGAATCGTTGATATATCTGAAAAATCGCCGATATATTTAAATTATCGCTGATATAATTTCATTTACCGTATTAATAGACGTTTTAAAAAGAGCAATTCAAAAAGAATTGCTCTTTTTGTGCTTATAAGTTGTGAATATTGAAAAAGATATGTTAATTTTTCATTATGAAGAGAAAAAAGGAGTGTTTTTCATGAATGAGATTATACATAAAATGGAGCAACACGTTTCAGTTCGTAAATATAAAGAAGAATCAATTCCGAAAGATGTAGTAGACAGAATGGTACAAGCTGCGCAGCATGCCGCTTCCTCACATTTTGTACAGGCGTATTCAGTTATATATGTAACAGATCAAGACCTAAAGGCTAAACTAGCAGAGTTATCCGGAAATCGTCATGTGAAAAACTGCGCAGCATTCTTTGTTTGTTGTGCAGATTTAAAACGACTTGAAATAGCATGTGAACAGCATAGTACAGAGATAAAACATGAAGGAGTAGAAGACTTTATCGTTGCGACGGTAGATGCTTCACTTTTCGCACAAAACTTAGCGTTAGCAGCAGAATCGTTAGGATACGGCATTTGTTATATTGGTGGTATTCGTAATAATCCGAGAGAAGTAAGTGAATTGCTTCATTTACCAGATAAAGTATATCCTGTATTCGGAATGACAGTTGGTGTACCAGATGAAGAACATGGAGTGAAACCACGTTTACCAGTAGCAGCAATCCTTCATGAAAATGGATATGATGAAAAGAAATATGATGAATTATTAAACGAATACGATGAAACGATGAGTTCGTATTACAAAGAAAGATCATCAAATAAGAAAAACATAACATGGACGGA includes these proteins:
- a CDS encoding YdcF family protein, with the translated sequence MKKKKIIKYMIGIIMVCAVYAGFLQYNIYKHGQMNATYDADYIIVLGSKVNGTKPSYSLQYRIDKAAEYLQSHEKTIAIVSGGKGKGEDISEALAMKNGLMKLKIAEDRIIMEDKSTSTDENIKFSKPLISSDMKKGMIVTNDFHMFRAKKIAAKQGLQLEGLPAETPKRIVIPSNIREYLAITQYWFMNRI
- a CDS encoding DUF4870 domain-containing protein encodes the protein MKGNNILSSLCYFSIFFAPFLLPIIVYFVAEDEVKYHAKKAFWSHIFPYAILFGGLAVSGIYGLSFNQSDGAGIGMMITYAVFILVGIYYFIWNIVKGIKVLKTA
- the nfsA gene encoding oxygen-insensitive NADPH nitroreductase → MNEIIHKMEQHVSVRKYKEESIPKDVVDRMVQAAQHAASSHFVQAYSVIYVTDQDLKAKLAELSGNRHVKNCAAFFVCCADLKRLEIACEQHSTEIKHEGVEDFIVATVDASLFAQNLALAAESLGYGICYIGGIRNNPREVSELLHLPDKVYPVFGMTVGVPDEEHGVKPRLPVAAILHENGYDEKKYDELLNEYDETMSSYYKERSSNKKNITWTESMSSFMAKEKRMHMQEFLSEKGFNKK